A segment of the Alkalispirochaeta americana genome:
CGTTGCCTACGGTGGCGAGATCTACGATGCTGAGAGCGACCGTCTGGTGATCAGCCGCGAGCCCCTGCGGAAGTTCTTTGACTTCCACCGCCGTGTCGTGACCACGGGAATTACTCCCGAGAACTTCATCGGTACCAGTTGGGACGTCTGGCACGACACTGTGGTAAACCACGATGTGCTGTTCTTTAACGCTGGTGTCTGGTCCTGGGCTGGCTGGGCTGTAAACAACGCTGCCGGCGGTGAGGCAGAGCTCTTCGAGAAGTTCGGCTACGCCCTGCAACCCTCGGGTATCCCCGGAGAGCCCGGCGTAACGCTGTCGCATCCCGTGATCTACATGGCATGCAGCGAGCGGGCAACGCGCCGGAGCAACCAGGATCTGGTTATCCGTGCTATCGCTCACATGACCGACACTGATCTGAACACACGCCACGCTGTCATCAGTGCTCATACGGCTATTCTGAACTCTCAGCTGGATGATCCCGATTACCTTGCAGCGGAGTTCCTCTCCGACGTGAGTTACATGGCCGACTACAACTACTTTGCCCCGAACCACCCCTCCTACGGCCAGTGGTTCGACGTAGTGTACCGCACCATGGTATCGGTTCAGGCCGGTGAGGTCACTCCCGAGCAGGGTGTGGATGAAGCAGTTCAGCGGTTGCAGCATGAGCTGGGAGACGCTGTTGTCGTCCGATAAGCTACGGTAAGAAGCGGCGCATCTTAATTTTGACGCATTCTGTCCGTCCCCGGTCCGGGGGCGGACAGGGTGCTGACATCTTTTTCCAAAGGAACAAACATGGAAGCCTCCAAATCGCTGAGCGGGTTGTTGTCAAAAATTTTCCCTGCCAGGAGCCAAAGAAAGCCGAACCGTGCCTGGTTCTGGTTTCTGTTGCCCTCGGCGTTGATTATGCTGATATTCTACTTCCTGCCGGTTGTGCTGACAGTGCTGATCTCTCTCACCAATATGAGTACCATCACGGGACTTGATCGGTGGAGTTGGGTCGGACTGGAAAACTACCGGCGGATACTGGGATATCCCGATACCATCAGAAAATTTTGGCTAACACTGCGCTACGTACTGTTTACGCTGGTATTCTTTAACGTTGGAATGGCCCTGGTCATTTCGCTCATCACAACCCACATCCCGAAAAAAGCCGGTGCTTTCTTTCGCGCTGTCTGGTTGCTGCCCCGGATTACCCCGGTGGTAGTCTACGCTTTCATGTGGCAGATCATGGCTGCCGCTCCCCCTCACGGGATTATCACATCCATGATCCTGGCCCCCCTGGGCGGCTCAACAACTAACTTAATACCCCAGCACCCCTTTCTGTTCATTGTTCTCATGAACGGCTTTGTCGGTGCGTCTTTCGGCATGATCATCTTCACCTCGGCAATAGAATCGATACGAAAAGACATAATGGTCTCATCTCTGGTGGACGGCGCATCGATCCTCCAGCGGATTCGCTACATCATTCTGCCGCAGTTGAAATGGCCCATGCTCTTTGTGACCACCTACCAGACGCTCTCGTTGCTGACCTCCTACGAACACATCCTTGTTCTTACGGGTGGAAACTTCAACACCGAGGTCTGGGCGCTCTGGTCCTTCAACCTGGCCCTGAACAGCTACTACGGAAACTTTCAGTACGCCATGGGAGCAGCTATTACGACCATGCTGGTTGTGGTGGGGCTCGTGTTTTCGCTGGTATACATGCGGTACTTCCGGTTCGATGACCTGGTGCAGGAACCGAAGATCGATGTGCTCTAGAAACGAGGTATAACAAATGAGGCCGAAGATACTATTTTTCAAATCTGTGCCGATCGCTCTTATTCTGGTCATATCGGCGCCGATTCTTCTGGGCTACCTGTGGGTCTTTGTCCGTACGTTCAGCGTGAATATGTACGGTATGCGTCCCATCGGCGGCTTTACCATGCGGAACTGGATGACTATCGTCAGAGATCCCCTGTTGTGGCGTCTTGCGGGAAATACCCTGATCCTGGCAACGGGCTTGACGGTCGGCATTCTGCTGATCTCCTGTGCCGCCGCCTATCCCCTGGCGCGAATGACCTTTCGCGGGCGCAAGGCCTATCTGTCCCTGTCGCTGGTTCTCCACGCTTTTCCCAGCGTGACCCTGCTGATCGCGATCTTCTTTGTCTTGCGCTTTATCGCGGGCATACCGGTGATCGGCCGGGGAATACCCATCATCGGAGGGTTCGGATACAACACCCTGGGTGGTGTTATCCTGGTGAGCATCTCCTTTTTGCTGCCCCTGGGAATCTGGCTCATGAAGGGATTCTTTGACAACGTCTCGTGGGATCTGGAACGGGCTGCCCTGATCGACGGTTGTTCCCGGTTTCGCACGTGGTGGCAGATTCTGATTCCCCAGATTCGTCCGGGTATCGCTGCCCTGGGAATTTTCTCCTTCATGCACGGGTGGAGTGCCTTTATCATTCCCTACACCTTCATGCTGGATGACAGAACCTCGGTCATGTCCACCTACCTGAACCTGCTCACCAGCGGGGACAGGGCGATCGATTATGGCTTGGTCTCGGCCGTAGCGCTGTTTCAGCTCTTGCCGATTCTCATGTTTTACATCTTTACCCAGAAATACCTCCTCACAATTTTTGGCGGCGGCATGAAGGGTGGCGGCTGATCCCCTGAAGGGTTGATCATCTGCATCTAACACGAAAGAAAAGGAATTAGGGGATACAACAATGAAAATGGAATTGGTGAACCTGAACAAAACGTTCCGTGACGCCGTTGCCGTGCGGGATGTCTCGCTGGAAGTTGGCCACGGAGAACTTGCGGCCTTTCTCGGCCCCTCGGGCTGTGGAAAGACAACAACCCTGTTGAACATAGCCGGAGTCTATAAACCCACGTCGGGAGACATCCTCTTTGACGGCGTGCGGGTGAACGAGCTCCAGCCCAAAGAGCGGGATATCGGGATGGTCTTCCAGAGCTACGCCCTCTATCCCCATATGAGCGCCTACGAGAACATCGTCTTCTCGCTGGTTCTGAAAAAGCGTCCCAAGGACGAGATGCAGCGCGAAGCAAAGCGCGTGGCCGACATGCTCGGAATCGGACACCTTCTGGACCGCTCGCCGGCCCAGCTCTCGGGAGGTCAGCAGCAGCGCGTGGCCCTGGCCCGGGCCCTGATCAAACGGCCCAAACTGCTCCTCTTCGATGAGCCCCTCTCCAACCTGGACGCCCGGTTGCGGATGTCCATGCGGGAAGAGATCAAGCGCCTTCAGGTCGAACTGGGAATTACCAGCGTCTACGTTACCCATGACCAGGTAGAAGCCATGTCCATGGCCGACAAGGTTGCGGTCATGCAGGACGGAAACCTCCTGGCCTACGTTCCCCCGGGAGAACTCCACGAGCGTCCCCGGACGATCTTTATCGCTCAGTTTATCGGAAGTCCCTCGATGAACATCCTGGACGCGGAGTTTGTCATGAAAGGCGGAAAACCAACCGCTATTCTTGCCGGCGGAAAGGTTGAGCTGGAGGTTCCCAAAGAGCGGGTGCCCAAACTCTCGGGCGAGAAACGCGCCGTGAAGCTTGGTATTCGGCCCGAAAGCGTCTTCCTGGAACCCCAGGCCACGGCCGACGCCTATTCGGCGGTAACCTTTGTAGAGTCCATGGGGCGGGAAAACCTGGTGGTCTGCGACGTAGACGGCCAGCGGATCCAGTTCCTCTCGGCTCCGGGTGAATCGGTTCATCTGGGAGACCATGTGGGGATGAAGTTCGACATGGCCAGTGTGCAGTTCTTCGATCCCGAATCGGGACTCTCCCTTCTCTGGTCTTGAGGTTTCCGGGGGCTTGAGGCTCCCGGGCCGGAGATTTCGCAACGCCCGGGCCGGGACTGAAGAAGTCCCCGGCCGGGGGAAAATAAACTAACCACAGGGCGGGACAGAGGTCCCGTCCTTTTTTAAGAGGATACCATGCACGACATTATGATGATTGGTCACGTTTCCAAGGATATCATCGAAGATCCCGAAGGAGTCCAGCACGTCTTTGGCGGCCCGGTGATCTATTCTTCCGCTTCGGCAACCCGCACGGGAGCGTCGGTTCACGTGGTGACCAAGGCCTCCCGGGAAGATCAGGAAAAACTCTCGATCCTCCACGAGTGCGGAGCCACGGTGACGGTCCGCGAGAGCCCCGAGACCACCTCGATCCATAATCTCTACGAGACATCGGACCACGAGCGGCGAACGGTAACGCTCCTCTCCTCGGCCACCCCCTTTACGCTGGACGAAATCCCCGAGGACACAGTAAAGATCTACCACCTGGCAGGACTCTTTGTGGGAGAGATCCCCGAGACGCTGATCAAGGATCTGGCAGGACGAGCCCCCGTGGCGATCGACGCCCAGGGAGTGGTTCGCTTCTCCCGGGAGGGGGACATGATATTTCGGGACTGGGAAGCCAAAAAGGAATACCTCCCCCACGTGCAGTTTCTGAAAACCGACGCCGCCGAGGCGGAGTTGCTCACCGGCACCAGCGACCGTGATGCCGCCGCCGACAAGCTCCTGGAAATGGGAGCCCGGGAAGTGATGATCACCCACAACACGGAGGTTCTTATCGCAGCCCGGGACGGGGAGCGGTTTCGTTCTCCCCTGAACCCCCGGAACCTTTCGGGACGGACCGGCCGTGGCGACACCTGCTTTGCTGCCTATCTGGCCCGTCAGCTCACGCACCCCCGAAAAGAAGCCCTGGCCTACGCAGCAGCCCTGGTGAGCATCAAAATGGAAGCTCCCGGCGTGTTCCGCGGAACGGTGCAGGACGTGCTGGACCGCATGGTCTGAGACATTCAGGGGCTGATGTCCCTGACGTGCACCATCTGACATACACCAACAGAAGAATTTGAAAAAAACGGTTCGGAGTTCTATTGTAAAAAGTAGGCTCCGGACCGTTTTTTTTCTTGCGCTCAATCAAAAGTCAGCTTATGATATGATCAGACAATGTGATTATAGGTTAAACAGAAACGATCGCAGAACGGTACGCCGAGCGTGCCGGTTCAGTTTGGTTTGAGCCGGTTCATGGAACCGGAGAAAAAACGATGGAGGTACAGAATGAGACGGATTGCTTTAGTGCTGGCAGTATTGCTGGCAACAACAGGATTGGTATTCGCCGCAGGCGGACGAGAGACGGCGCGGGACGGATACATGGTTGGTTACGTGTGCAACAACTTCAACGACACCTTTCAGACCTATGTTATGGACGCGGCCCGGGATTACTTTGTCGAGGTTGATGACGTATCGATCACCTTCCAGGATGCCCAGGAAGACGTGATCCGGCAGCAGGACCTGGTGAACACCTTTATCACCCAGGGAGTAGATGCCCTGATCGTGGTTCCCGTGGACACCAGCGCCATGTCTCCCATTATTCGCGCAGCCAGTGAGGCAAATGTTCCCCTGATCTTTGTAAACCGCAACCCCTTTGGCGAGACAACTCCTCCGGAGAACGTCTACTACGTGGGTTCCCAGGAGATCGTGGCAGGTCGCATGCAGATGGAAGAGATGGGAAAACTGCTGGGCGGCGAAGGCGGCGTGGCAATCCTCATGGGACGGCTGGATAACGAAGGCGCTATTCTCCGCACCGAAGGAAACGAGGAAGTTATCGCCGAGGAGTTCCCCAACATTCGGGTTCTTGCAAAGGAAACCGGCCTGTGGCAGCGCGATCAGGGAATGTCCCTCACGGAAAACTGGATCACCGCCTACGGCAACCGCCTCAACGGTATTCTGGCCAACAACGACGAAATGGCCCTGGGTGCAGCCGAGGCACTTCGCAGCGCCGGCCGGACCGACGTCCCCGTCATGGGTGTCGATGCGATCCCCGATGCGCTGGAAGCGGTGCGGCAGGGAATCCTGGCTGCCACGGTTCTGCAGGACTCGGTTGGCCAGGGCGGCGGAAGCGCACGTCTTGCTCACCAGATCCTGAAAGGCGAGTCAGTGGAGCAGGTCACCTGGGTGCCCTTCGTGCTGATCAACCAGGACAACCTGGATCAGTTCATAGACTAACCAGACGACAGGGGGAGGGGGCTGTCCCCCTCCCTCATTGCGTGTGAAAGGGAGTACTGATGTCGGCAGAGAATAATCTTCTTGAAGTGTCAGGGGTGGTGAAGAAGTTCCCCGGTGTTTTGGCGCTTAACAACGTCTCCCTGGAGGTAGCTCCCGGAGAGATTCACGCCCTGATGGGCGAGAACGGCGCGGGGAAATCCACTCTGGTAAAGTGTATCGCGGGAATACAGGCTCCAACTTCAGGAAGTATCGTATTTAAAGGCGAAGAGATCACAGAGTTCACCCCCAAAAAGGCTCTGGACCGGGGTATTTCCATGATTCACCAGGAGTTAAGCCCTGTGGTGCACCGGTCAATCATGGAAAATATCTGGCTCGGCCGGGAACCGCTGAACAAAATCGGCCTGGTGGACCACAAGGCCATGTACCAGAAAACAAAGCAGGTTCTTGCCGAGATCGACCTTCAGGAAGATCCCCGCACCCTGATGGAGAACCTGTCGGTTGCCAAAATGCAGATGATCGAGATCGCCAAGGCGGTGTCCTACGATGCAAAACTGATCATCATGGACGAGCCTACATCGGCACTGACAGGGAAGGAAATTCAGCAGCTTTTCAAGATTGTCCGCGCCCTGCGCGACAAGGGAAAGAGTATCATCTACATATCCCACAAGCTTGAAGAAATCTATGAAATAACCGATCGCGTTACAGTCTATCGTGATGGTACCTATATCGGGACAGAGGTCACAAAAGACCTGTCGGTCCAGAAGATGATCAACATGATGGTTGGCCGCGATGTGGACGAGCTCTTCCCCAAAACGCCCTGTCCCATCGGAGAGGTCAAGCTGGAGGTTTGCAACCTCAGTCACAGCCGTTTTTTCCGCGATGTGAGCTTCACGGCACGAAAGGGAGAGATCCTGGGAATTGCCGGG
Coding sequences within it:
- a CDS encoding carbohydrate ABC transporter permease; its protein translation is MLIFYFLPVVLTVLISLTNMSTITGLDRWSWVGLENYRRILGYPDTIRKFWLTLRYVLFTLVFFNVGMALVISLITTHIPKKAGAFFRAVWLLPRITPVVVYAFMWQIMAAAPPHGIITSMILAPLGGSTTNLIPQHPFLFIVLMNGFVGASFGMIIFTSAIESIRKDIMVSSLVDGASILQRIRYIILPQLKWPMLFVTTYQTLSLLTSYEHILVLTGGNFNTEVWALWSFNLALNSYYGNFQYAMGAAITTMLVVVGLVFSLVYMRYFRFDDLVQEPKIDVL
- a CDS encoding carbohydrate ABC transporter permease, which codes for MRPKILFFKSVPIALILVISAPILLGYLWVFVRTFSVNMYGMRPIGGFTMRNWMTIVRDPLLWRLAGNTLILATGLTVGILLISCAAAYPLARMTFRGRKAYLSLSLVLHAFPSVTLLIAIFFVLRFIAGIPVIGRGIPIIGGFGYNTLGGVILVSISFLLPLGIWLMKGFFDNVSWDLERAALIDGCSRFRTWWQILIPQIRPGIAALGIFSFMHGWSAFIIPYTFMLDDRTSVMSTYLNLLTSGDRAIDYGLVSAVALFQLLPILMFYIFTQKYLLTIFGGGMKGGG
- a CDS encoding ABC transporter ATP-binding protein is translated as MKMELVNLNKTFRDAVAVRDVSLEVGHGELAAFLGPSGCGKTTTLLNIAGVYKPTSGDILFDGVRVNELQPKERDIGMVFQSYALYPHMSAYENIVFSLVLKKRPKDEMQREAKRVADMLGIGHLLDRSPAQLSGGQQQRVALARALIKRPKLLLFDEPLSNLDARLRMSMREEIKRLQVELGITSVYVTHDQVEAMSMADKVAVMQDGNLLAYVPPGELHERPRTIFIAQFIGSPSMNILDAEFVMKGGKPTAILAGGKVELEVPKERVPKLSGEKRAVKLGIRPESVFLEPQATADAYSAVTFVESMGRENLVVCDVDGQRIQFLSAPGESVHLGDHVGMKFDMASVQFFDPESGLSLLWS
- a CDS encoding PfkB family carbohydrate kinase produces the protein MHDIMMIGHVSKDIIEDPEGVQHVFGGPVIYSSASATRTGASVHVVTKASREDQEKLSILHECGATVTVRESPETTSIHNLYETSDHERRTVTLLSSATPFTLDEIPEDTVKIYHLAGLFVGEIPETLIKDLAGRAPVAIDAQGVVRFSREGDMIFRDWEAKKEYLPHVQFLKTDAAEAELLTGTSDRDAAADKLLEMGAREVMITHNTEVLIAARDGERFRSPLNPRNLSGRTGRGDTCFAAYLARQLTHPRKEALAYAAALVSIKMEAPGVFRGTVQDVLDRMV
- a CDS encoding sugar ABC transporter substrate-binding protein; protein product: MRRIALVLAVLLATTGLVFAAGGRETARDGYMVGYVCNNFNDTFQTYVMDAARDYFVEVDDVSITFQDAQEDVIRQQDLVNTFITQGVDALIVVPVDTSAMSPIIRAASEANVPLIFVNRNPFGETTPPENVYYVGSQEIVAGRMQMEEMGKLLGGEGGVAILMGRLDNEGAILRTEGNEEVIAEEFPNIRVLAKETGLWQRDQGMSLTENWITAYGNRLNGILANNDEMALGAAEALRSAGRTDVPVMGVDAIPDALEAVRQGILAATVLQDSVGQGGGSARLAHQILKGESVEQVTWVPFVLINQDNLDQFID
- a CDS encoding sugar ABC transporter ATP-binding protein, translated to MSAENNLLEVSGVVKKFPGVLALNNVSLEVAPGEIHALMGENGAGKSTLVKCIAGIQAPTSGSIVFKGEEITEFTPKKALDRGISMIHQELSPVVHRSIMENIWLGREPLNKIGLVDHKAMYQKTKQVLAEIDLQEDPRTLMENLSVAKMQMIEIAKAVSYDAKLIIMDEPTSALTGKEIQQLFKIVRALRDKGKSIIYISHKLEEIYEITDRVTVYRDGTYIGTEVTKDLSVQKMINMMVGRDVDELFPKTPCPIGEVKLEVCNLSHSRFFRDVSFTARKGEILGIAGLVGAGRTELIQTIFGIYKKSSGTILIDGKEVEIKSPKDAIRANMALLTEDRRTSGIFPMLSVGFNMTIASMGQFMNKVKLLSARKIARKSEEYRKSIQVKTPNLDQKIMFLSGGNQQKVLVARWLMTQPDILFLDEPTRGIDVGTKAEIHRLISELAGQGKTIIMVSSELPEVMGMSDRILVMCKGVATGIVENTPDLTQDTLMAYATNTMNKETA